One Mycobacteroides salmoniphilum DNA segment encodes these proteins:
- the leuC gene encoding 3-isopropylmalate dehydratase large subunit, which yields MTSVQQPRTLAEKVWDSHVVVRGTGEGEAREPDLIYIDLHLVHEVTSPQAFDGLRLAGRPVRRPDLTIATEDHNVPTIDIDKPIADPVSRTQVETLRRNCEEFGIRLHPMGDVEQGIVHVVGPQLGLTQPGTTVVCGDSHTSTHGAFGALAMGIGTSEVEHVMATQTLPLRPFRTMSINIDGPLPTGVTSKDVILAVIAKIGTGGGQGYVLEYRGQAVEEMSMEARMTMCNMSIEAGARAGMVAPDETTYAYLKGRSHAPTGELWDAAVAEWDSLRTDDGAQFDAEVHIDASTLAPFVTWGTNPGQGVPLSAHVPDPELMADEEERLAAEKALTYMDLTPGTPMREIPVDTVFVGSCTNGRIEDLRAVAEVLRERKVAQGVTMLIVPGSMRVRAQAESEGLGEIFTAAGAQWRQAGCSMCLGMNPDQLSPGQRCASTSNRNFEGRQGKGGRTHLVSPAVAAATAVRGKLSSPADLAKSAL from the coding sequence ATGACTAGTGTCCAACAGCCCCGGACCCTGGCAGAGAAGGTCTGGGACTCCCACGTAGTGGTACGCGGAACCGGTGAGGGTGAGGCGCGTGAGCCCGACCTCATCTATATCGACCTCCATTTGGTCCATGAGGTGACCAGCCCTCAGGCCTTCGATGGTCTGCGGCTCGCAGGGCGCCCGGTGCGTCGGCCGGATCTGACGATCGCGACCGAGGACCACAATGTCCCGACGATTGATATCGACAAGCCGATCGCCGATCCGGTGTCACGTACTCAGGTAGAGACGCTGCGACGCAACTGCGAAGAATTCGGCATCCGCCTACACCCGATGGGCGACGTCGAACAGGGCATCGTGCACGTGGTCGGTCCGCAGCTGGGTTTGACCCAGCCGGGCACCACGGTCGTGTGCGGTGACAGTCACACTTCCACGCACGGAGCATTCGGAGCGCTGGCCATGGGCATCGGGACTTCCGAGGTCGAGCACGTGATGGCCACGCAGACCTTGCCGCTGAGGCCCTTTCGGACCATGTCCATCAACATCGATGGCCCCCTCCCGACCGGCGTTACCAGCAAGGATGTCATTTTGGCGGTGATCGCCAAGATTGGCACCGGTGGCGGTCAGGGGTACGTCCTCGAGTACCGGGGGCAGGCCGTCGAGGAGATGTCGATGGAGGCCCGAATGACTATGTGCAATATGTCTATTGAGGCGGGCGCGCGGGCGGGAATGGTCGCTCCCGACGAGACGACATATGCCTACCTGAAGGGCCGGTCGCACGCTCCCACCGGTGAGCTGTGGGATGCCGCTGTGGCCGAATGGGACTCGCTGCGCACCGACGACGGCGCTCAGTTCGACGCCGAAGTGCACATCGATGCCAGTACTTTGGCGCCTTTTGTCACCTGGGGCACCAATCCGGGCCAGGGGGTGCCCTTGAGCGCCCACGTTCCCGATCCGGAGCTGATGGCCGACGAGGAAGAGCGGCTGGCGGCCGAGAAGGCGCTGACCTATATGGATCTCACGCCGGGTACCCCGATGCGTGAGATCCCGGTGGACACCGTGTTCGTCGGGTCCTGCACCAACGGGCGGATCGAGGATCTGCGGGCGGTTGCCGAAGTGCTGCGAGAGCGCAAGGTGGCGCAGGGGGTCACCATGCTCATCGTTCCCGGCTCGATGCGGGTGCGTGCGCAGGCCGAATCCGAGGGGCTGGGCGAGATATTCACCGCCGCGGGCGCTCAATGGCGTCAGGCGGGCTGCTCGATGTGTCTGGGCATGAATCCCGATCAGCTGTCTCCGGGGCAGCGGTGCGCCTCGACGTCGAACCGAAACTTCGAGGGACGCCAGGGCAAGGGCGGCCGTACTCACTTGGTGTCACCGGCCGTCGCCGCGGCCACCGCGGTGCGGGGAAAGCTCTCATCGCCAGCTGATTTGGCAAAATCCGCGCTCTAG
- a CDS encoding IclR family transcriptional regulator yields MRQHSGIGVLDKAVQVLTAIGDSPCGLAELCERTGLPRATAHRLAAGLEVHRFLSRDGAGQWQLGAGLTELATHVNDPLLSASAQVLPKLREITGESVQLYRREGTVRICVAALEPPAGLRDTVPVGSRLPMSAGSGAKVLLAHSDTAIQAAVLPGATFTDRALADVRKRGWAQSAAEREAGVASVSAPVRDRHGNVVAAISVSGPIDRMGRRPGARWAADLVAASEAITARL; encoded by the coding sequence GTGAGACAGCATAGCGGTATCGGCGTTCTCGACAAAGCGGTGCAGGTCCTGACCGCCATCGGCGACTCCCCCTGCGGACTCGCCGAATTGTGCGAGCGCACGGGACTCCCCCGTGCCACCGCACATCGGTTGGCAGCGGGGCTGGAGGTGCACCGATTCCTGTCCCGTGACGGCGCCGGGCAGTGGCAGCTCGGTGCCGGGCTGACCGAACTCGCCACGCACGTCAACGATCCGCTGCTGAGCGCCAGCGCCCAGGTGCTGCCAAAACTGCGTGAGATCACCGGAGAGAGCGTGCAGCTCTACCGCCGAGAAGGCACGGTACGCATATGCGTGGCGGCGCTCGAACCACCAGCGGGGCTTCGCGATACCGTGCCGGTCGGTTCACGCCTGCCCATGTCTGCCGGATCCGGCGCCAAAGTTCTGCTTGCCCACAGCGATACGGCCATTCAGGCGGCGGTACTGCCCGGCGCGACGTTCACCGACCGCGCCCTGGCCGACGTGCGCAAGCGGGGCTGGGCGCAGAGCGCGGCCGAACGCGAGGCCGGGGTCGCCAGCGTATCGGCGCCCGTTCGCGATAGGCACGGCAATGTCGTTGCGGCGATATCGGTTTCCGGCCCGATCGATCGGATGGGCCGACGGCCGGGAGCACGCTGGGCCGCCGATCTCGTTGCCGCCTCCGAGGCCATAACTGCCCGGCTTTAA
- a CDS encoding pyridoxamine 5'-phosphate oxidase family protein, with protein sequence MGSNQRSQIVMSDEEITEFINNSRTTTMATVGADGQPHLVAMWYAVIDGELWFETKAKSQKVVNLKRDPRITCLIEDGLTYDTLRGVSIEGQAEIIEDADKLFEVGISVFERYTAPYTEEMKPIVEAMLNKRIAVRVRTARIRSWDHRKLGLPAMPLGGSTAPQQ encoded by the coding sequence ATGGGAAGCAATCAGCGCTCGCAAATCGTCATGTCCGACGAAGAGATCACCGAGTTCATAAACAACTCACGCACCACGACCATGGCGACCGTCGGCGCCGATGGCCAGCCGCATCTGGTGGCCATGTGGTACGCCGTGATCGATGGCGAGCTGTGGTTCGAGACCAAGGCCAAGTCACAGAAGGTGGTGAACCTCAAACGCGATCCGAGAATCACCTGCCTGATCGAAGACGGACTCACCTACGACACACTGCGCGGGGTATCGATCGAGGGCCAGGCCGAGATCATCGAGGACGCCGACAAACTCTTCGAGGTGGGTATCAGCGTCTTCGAGCGCTACACAGCGCCGTACACCGAGGAGATGAAACCCATCGTCGAGGCGATGCTCAACAAGCGCATCGCCGTCCGGGTGCGAACTGCCCGTATCCGGTCCTGGGACCACCGCAAGCTCGGCCTGCCTGCCATGCCCCTTGGCGGGTCGACGGCACCACAGCAGTAG
- the gltX gene encoding glutamate--tRNA ligase: MSDSTGSDRVRVRFCPSPTGTPHVGLIRTALFNWAYARHCGGDFVFRIEDTDAGRDSEESYLALLDALRWLGLDWDEGPEVGGPYVPYRQSERKELHLDVVRKLLESGDAYEAFSTPEEVEARHLAAGRNPKLGYDNYDRELTDEQRAAFRAEGRSPVVRLRMPDHDITWNDLVRGETTFAAGVVPDFALTRGNGDPLYTLVNPVDDALMKITHVLRGEDLLPSTPRQIALYEAMIRVGVADSIPVFAHLPSVLGEGTKKLSKRDPQSNLFLHRDRGFIPEGLLNYLALLGWSIADDHDIFSLQEMVAAFDVADVNSNPARFDQKKADAINAEHIRLLAPEEFVARLRAFFGAHGYELGVDDSAFAVAADLVQTRVVVLGDAWGLLKFLNDDVYAIDPGSARKELGETSLPVLNAAIGALESLDAWTTPAIEEALKSALIEGLELKPRKAFGPLRVAVTGATVSPPLFESMELLGSDRTLQRLRNARTWENEVESQTDSG, encoded by the coding sequence ATGAGTGACAGCACTGGATCTGACAGGGTCCGGGTTCGATTCTGCCCGTCACCGACGGGCACCCCGCATGTCGGCTTGATTCGGACCGCGTTGTTCAACTGGGCGTACGCGCGACACTGCGGAGGCGACTTTGTGTTCCGCATCGAGGACACCGATGCCGGCCGCGACAGCGAGGAGAGCTATCTGGCGCTGCTGGACGCGCTGCGGTGGCTTGGCCTGGATTGGGATGAGGGGCCCGAGGTGGGCGGGCCGTATGTGCCCTACCGACAGTCGGAGCGCAAGGAGCTGCACCTCGATGTGGTGCGCAAGCTGCTCGAGTCCGGGGATGCCTACGAGGCGTTCTCCACGCCCGAAGAGGTCGAGGCCCGTCACCTGGCCGCGGGACGCAACCCCAAACTGGGGTACGACAACTACGACCGTGAACTCACCGATGAGCAGCGTGCGGCATTTCGGGCAGAGGGGCGGAGCCCCGTTGTCCGCCTGCGGATGCCCGATCACGACATCACCTGGAACGACCTGGTGCGCGGGGAAACCACCTTCGCGGCGGGTGTCGTGCCCGACTTCGCACTGACCCGCGGCAACGGAGATCCGTTGTACACCTTGGTGAACCCCGTCGACGACGCCTTGATGAAGATCACCCACGTGTTGCGCGGCGAGGATCTGCTGCCGTCGACGCCGCGTCAGATCGCCTTGTACGAGGCGATGATCCGGGTCGGGGTGGCCGATTCGATACCTGTGTTCGCCCATCTGCCGTCGGTGCTCGGCGAGGGCACCAAGAAGCTGTCCAAGCGCGATCCGCAGTCCAATCTGTTCCTGCATCGCGACCGGGGGTTCATTCCCGAGGGGCTGCTGAATTACCTTGCACTGCTGGGATGGTCGATCGCCGACGATCACGACATCTTCAGCCTGCAGGAGATGGTGGCCGCCTTCGATGTCGCCGACGTCAACTCGAATCCGGCGCGGTTCGACCAGAAGAAGGCCGACGCCATCAATGCCGAGCACATCCGGCTATTGGCTCCTGAGGAGTTCGTGGCACGGCTGCGAGCCTTCTTCGGCGCGCACGGGTACGAGCTCGGTGTCGACGACAGCGCCTTCGCGGTGGCCGCAGACCTGGTGCAGACGCGGGTCGTGGTGCTGGGGGATGCCTGGGGCCTGCTGAAGTTCCTCAACGACGATGTGTACGCGATCGACCCGGGGTCGGCCCGCAAGGAATTGGGGGAGACCTCGCTGCCGGTGCTGAACGCCGCGATCGGTGCGCTGGAGTCCCTCGACGCCTGGACCACCCCGGCCATCGAGGAGGCGCTCAAAAGCGCGCTTATCGAGGGCCTCGAACTCAAACCCCGGAAGGCATTCGGGCCGCTGCGCGTGGCGGTCACCGGCGCGACCGTGAGCCCGCCACTGTTCGAATCGATGGAACTACTGGGCTCCGATCGCACCCTGCAGCGGCTGCGAAACGCGCGGACCTGGGAAAATGAGGTGGAGAGCCAAACCGATTCGGGTTAA
- a CDS encoding fumarylacetoacetate hydrolase family protein gives MRLGRIASPDGVAFVSIEGEDGSETAREIAEHPFGTPTFTGRQWPLADVRLLAPILASKVVAMGKNYAAHAAEMGSAPPESPVIFIKPNTSIIGPGLPIQLPPSASEVHHEGELAIVIGRPCKDVPASRAAEVILGYTIGNDVSARDHQRADGQWTRAKGHDTFCPLGPWIVTDLDPSDLAIRTEVNGEVRQSSRTSLLLHDVGAIVEWVSAVMTLLPGDVILTGTPEGVGPIVDGDTVSVTIEGIGTLSNPVVRKAK, from the coding sequence ATGCGCCTAGGACGTATTGCCAGCCCAGACGGTGTCGCCTTCGTCAGTATCGAGGGAGAAGACGGCTCCGAGACCGCCCGTGAGATCGCCGAGCATCCCTTTGGTACGCCCACCTTCACGGGGCGACAGTGGCCGCTCGCCGACGTCAGGCTGCTGGCGCCGATCCTGGCCAGCAAGGTAGTGGCGATGGGCAAGAACTACGCCGCCCACGCTGCCGAAATGGGCAGTGCCCCGCCGGAATCCCCGGTGATCTTCATCAAGCCCAACACCTCCATCATCGGACCGGGTCTACCGATCCAGCTGCCGCCCAGCGCATCCGAGGTACACCATGAGGGCGAGTTGGCCATTGTCATCGGCCGGCCGTGCAAGGACGTCCCCGCCTCCCGGGCGGCCGAGGTCATCCTGGGATACACGATCGGCAACGACGTGTCGGCGCGCGATCACCAGCGTGCCGACGGCCAGTGGACCCGCGCCAAGGGGCACGACACGTTCTGCCCGCTGGGGCCGTGGATCGTCACCGATCTGGATCCGTCGGACCTGGCCATCCGTACCGAGGTCAACGGCGAAGTCAGGCAGAGCAGCCGCACCTCTCTACTGCTGCACGATGTCGGAGCGATCGTGGAGTGGGTGTCCGCCGTCATGACCCTGCTGCCGGGTGACGTGATTCTTACCGGAACGCCCGAGGGCGTCGGACCCATCGTCGACGGCGATACCGTCAGTGTCACCATCGAAGGAATCGGCACGTTGTCCAATCCTGTTGTGCGGAAGGCGAAGTAA